The DNA sequence TTCCATGGCCTTGATATTCACGTATAGCTCGTTGATCCGATTGGCCTGTTGAGCCCGAGCCACCTCTAACAACGAAAACACCACTGGACGATCATGCTCGACCGAGCCACTGACCACTTTGTAGACTCCGCTCAAAAATTTATCTGTCTTTGATTTCCTAGCTTTCATCATGGCCATAGTTGCGTCACTACAACACTGCTCGCGAGCAAATTTACCCAACTGCCGCCTCATCTGCGCCAGATGCTCCCGTCTTTGATCTGCTAGTCGATTGATCTGTCGGCGCCACCAGCGGGAATCACTAAGCCTGCTAACCAAACCGTCCAGCGTTGATTGCTTTGTAACTCGCACCCTCACACCAAAAGCATGTGCCGACCGTACATGGGTAGTTTTTTCTAACTGAGTGGCGTTTTTTAAATATTGGTCATGAGCCATAGCGATTACTCGCGCCAGCTGTGTTAATCCGACTTCATCATAGTCCGCAATTTGATCGAGAGGAGACTCCGGGCTAGGAAGAATCGAAAAGTAAATGTCATCGTCCCACCCTTGAAAATAACCATACTCGTTTTCGGTTTCGAAATAAAAACCAAGCTGAGCCTTAGTTGGGAAAAGCTCTTCAAAAATATCGGCAGGAGTGACCAACGGAATGATTGCAGAGACGGGAATCTTCTTCATGTAATGACACTCACACAAAGACGGGCATCGACCCACGCTTGAATCTCTTCAGAACTCCATCCCACAGCTCGTGCGCCAATTGATTTGGCCTGAGGGAATTTTCCTTTCTGCATCAGCTCATAGATTGAGGAACGCTTATAGCCAGTAGCTTGCATGACTTCAGGTAAACGCATGACACGACGATTCACGATCAGGCTCCAGGGCTCTTTCGAAGCTAGGGTTGGTGACCGTGAACTCTAATGACTTTTTGAAGCATGAAAACTCCCAGCCGTATCGGATATCCCCATATCCGTTACGTCCTTGATGGTTTTCGACGCCCGCCTTTTTGGGCGTACTCAGGGGCCTCCGGCTTGATCCATTCCCTCAGGCGGTCAGCCGAGCCAGGCAAGAACTCGAATAAATTAAGACTGATCATCGCTTTGTAGACCTTCTCAGCCATTTCTCCGCTCCGGATCTCCTGTCGCGTATCATCGGCCCAGAACCGGCGAGCCTGAGCCCTCGCCAGAGTTATCATGAGTCCTTTCGTCTTGCTTTGACGCTCGAGTGGCGCCATCCTTGCGACTTCAACATCGATGCGATCACTCGCAATTACGATGGCGATATTGCACATAGCGATCAGGATCTTCTGCGCCCCATATCTAATTTCTCTGGCCGATTCAGGGCTCTCGTATGCAGCCATCTCAAGCTTAAAAAACCCTTCAGCGAAATCCTTCAAGGCCATGCCTTTTACTTCCTCATCACTAATCAGGAGGCATATTGTCTCGGCCATATTGTACAACCGTATATAATCTAGCGGCTTATCTGAATCGCGCAACTCTTCGTCGATCTGGTCTGTCAATTGCAACAGTGCAGCACCAACAGATTTATAAGTCGGAGTGGATGTAGCTTTCATATCTCGCACCCTATGTTCAACCTTGTAACATTTGACTCACCGGTAGCAAATTTTGCCCAAGCGCTCATCAGATTTCGACGCTTTTCAAAATAATCAGTCCGGGAATAGGCACTCTCCGTTTGGGTACGTTCATCATGTGCCAAGGACATCTCACAAATTTCGCGTGGGAAATCCGTGGACTCAGCAGCCCAGTCTCTGAACGAACTTCGAAAGCCATGCCTGGTGATGTCTTCATACCCTAACTGGTGAAGTAAATTCCTGATAGCATTCGCATGCATTGCTCCGCTTGCCCCCCTCCCAGGAAAAAGAAAGTCAGTATCGGCCCTCTTTTTTAGCTCTGCTAAAAAGACTACAACTTCATCTGCCAGTGGAATTTTAAATTCCACCTTCATTTTCATTCTTTCTGCCGTTAATGACCAAACTTTTATGTCCAAGTCAAATTCATCCCACGTAGCCAAACGAATCATGTGGCTACGTGCGCCAGTGAGAATTAGTAACCGGGCTGCGTAAGCGTCACGGGACGATATCTCAGCGAGCTGGGACATCAGGCTCGGAACCCTCATCCAGTCCATGGCGGCATGATGCACCCGTTTCCTAGCTTTCTTTTTCTCTTGATTGTCTAGAAGGTTGACTAGATGGCCGCGCCATCTGGCAGGATTATCACCATGTCGCCAGCCCAGCGCCTTGGCGGCATCGAGTATTAGCTCAATCTGTCCCCGCACCTCGTCAGCCGTGCGCGTTTTACTCGCCCAAATGGGAGTTAGTATTTTCAGCACCGCATCTGTATCAATCTCTCCAACTGGCATCGCACCAGCCAGTGGAAATGCGTGAAGCTCGAGCTTCCTCCACCACCCCCGGTACCATTTTTCAGACCACGCGCGGCCATGCCTTTGACGGTAGTCCTCCGCTGCCGCCATGAATGTTACCTTTCGCGCCTCATTGTCGCTGGCGGCTTTTCGTCGCGATTCTCTGTCAGCCGCACGCGCATTTAATGGATCTACTCCTCGGGCAATCCCGCGACGGGCGTCTTCGGCAGCTTCCCTAGCCACAGCCAAAGAGGCGGTTGGAAACGCGCCTAGCCCCATATATCTAGTTTTTCCATCGATCTTGTAGCGGTAAATCCAGCTCATTCCCCCAGTTTTACTGACTTGGAAATAGAGTCCCTTACCGTCGCCGGTCATCCCCGGCTTCGCCGCTTTCGCCAAGCTTTTGATCTTTACAGTCGTCAACCCTGCCATCTGCTTCCACCCACACTTTGACCCACACCAAAACACCAGATTTCAATGCATCGCACTGGATGTTAATGGATGGATACTACCCTTAAGACCCATTAAAACAAAAGGATAGCTGGAGGCTCACAGACATTAGCGGACGTAAGAAAAGCCGGCCACAAGCCGGCTTTTTAATGCTCAAATGAAAGTTATTCTCGCCCACCAAACTCTTCTCCAGACAAGCGTCGGCCCAATGATTCCACCGAGCTCGCTTGCCCCCCCACAAAACTCAGTTGTCACGTTTGTTGCCTTTTTTTGTTCTCGTGACGTTAACTGTTCATTTGCACTCACGCCCCTGCGTGCGATGCGGTGAGGAGCCTCACCAGCCCTCTGGAGCACTCATGAAGATAGGCCTGATTTCTGACACCCATGGACTGCTCAGGCCTCAAGCCGTGGCCGCTCTGCAAGGCTGCGATCACATCATCCACGCAGGTGATATCGGAAAACCGGAGATCCTTACAGCATTGCGGCAACTGGCACCGCTGACCGTCGTGTACGGCAACATAGACCGCGATCGAGATTGGGCGCAGCACTTGCGGAAGGTCGAAATCGTCAAGCTGAAAGACTTTGCCCTGCTTGTCACTCACGAACGGAAAGACGTTCCTGAGCCGTTACCACAGGGTGTGCAAGTGGTTGTGACGGGACACTCTCATAAACCGTGCATCCATAAAAAAGATGGGGTGCTTTATATCAACCCTGGCAGTGCCGGTCCCCGGCGGTTCAAACTACCGATCAGTATGGGTTATGTGACCTGCACGGCAGGCAAGGTCAGCGGACAGCTGATCGACTTGGCGCCCGATACTCCAGTTATCGCCTGATCCGTCCGACACCCATTATCAGCAACGTCGCCTTGCACCACTCCCGCAAACAACGATAGGCTTCCCCTGTCGCTGCAAATTCAGCGACCAGGCGTGAGAACCTGCGATGATTATTGAAAGGCGCACAAGCGCCCACCATTCACCGGCGCTTTTTTGTTGTCTGTGTTATGGCGGCTGTGCGTGGGCACGTTTCGGCGTGGCCGGTGTCCTTTCAAGCCGGTTTCTCACACCCGCGTACAGCTGCCACCCCAGCCCGTGAGAAGGCCGGTAGCAGCTCCACTATTGAAAGGAGTTGTACCATGATCAAAATCGTTCCCGATCCACCACCAGCCTCAGACGAAACCTCTCCCGCCGGTACCATCCACAAAACTGCCGAAACCCTTTTCGGCTCCTGCGACGCAGGCCATGCTCCCCTCTTCTCCGTACGCGCCGGTATCAATGCCGAAGATGCGCTGATCCATGCCTCGCTGTACTTGAAATGCGCCTGTGATACCGCCAATGCGGCGTGTAACAGTGATGCCCATGTGCCGAAGGGGTTGTTGTGGTCGGTACTGCATTCGGCCGAGATTGCCAAGGCGTTGGTCGATGCATTGGTGGATGGGGCTGAGGCTCGGGCTTTGAGCAAAGCCAGCAGTTCGGAGACGTAGGCGATATAGCTGGCGACCGCTCTGCGGTCGATCGCGGGCAAGCCCGCTCCCACATGGAAGCGGGTTCAGTACTTCAAAGGACTCGGTAAGTTTTCGCTCAATCTCAAACAGGCTGTAGATCGCGCAAGGCCTCAGGATGCTGGCTCGCCACACGCAGCAGCGTTTGTGCAGCACCAGTTGGCTGGCGTCGGCCCTGCTCCCAGTCTTGCAGCGTACGCAGGCTGACGCCCAGTAACTGAGCAAAAGCGCTCTGAGAAACACCGACCTTGGCCCGGGCCTCGGTAGCAGCTGAAAGTTTTACTTCTGTTACACGAGCAGCCTTACCGGCCTTCATTTGGCGAACTGAAGTCAGCAAGTCCTTCTGAAATTGTTCCATTTCATTGTCCATTACTGATTTCCTCTTTCAATTGGCTCAGAAATGCTGAGGGGAGATTGTCAAACTTCGCCTTGGTGTACGCAATCAGCAACCAGATACAGCCTTCGGAAAGCGTGTTGTAGTAGATGACTCGCGTACCACCTCGCTTGCCTATCCCGGCGCGGGACCAGCGGACTTTGCGCAAGCCTCCAGTACCGGGAATGACATCACCGGCCAATGGATTGGATGCCGGCCAGGTGATGAACTCCTGGCGCTCACCATCGCTCCATATAGCCTCGGCATAGCGCTTGAAGATTTCAGTCTCGATAATGGTGTACATGGCAAAACTATACGGCAAAGCCGTACAGTCGATCAAGGTACGATCTGCGTTTCCAGGCCTATCGTTGGCGAGCGCTCTGGTCGAGCGCGACTCCGAGGCGGTCGCGGGCCTCGTCTCCCTCGACGTATTGCGCTATTTCGATAGGAGTCGCCAAAGTGAAACCCTCGTCAGGTATTGCCCTTTAATAATCTAGCGGTCATCCGATAGCGGTGTCCACGTTACCCACAAACTTCACATAGCCCACCACCTCTCAACCGACGGTCGCCCACTCGGCAATCCCCCCAAAAATACGCTTAGCTAAAACACCATGACCTGGTCACCCAGGAGCCCTGACAGCGGATGAGGGATCAATCATGGTTGCACTCACCATCAATGCCAAAGCGCAGCGACTCGACGTACCCGACGACATGCCCCTGCTCTGGGTGCTGCGCGATGTCGCGCATCTGACCGGAACCAAGTTCGGTTGCGGGATCGCGCAGTGCGGCGCCTGTACGGTGCATGTGGATGGCGCGCCGTTGCGGTCATGCATCACGCCCGTTTCGGCGGTGGCCGGTAAGTCCATTACCACCATTGAAGGGCTGTCGGCCGATGCTTCGCACCCTGTGCAGCGGGCCTGGGCCGAGTTGGATGTGGTGCAGTGCGGTTATTGCCAGTCTGGTCAGATCATGTCGGCGGCCGCGCTGCTGGCGAAGACGCCGAAGCCGACCGATGCCGATATCGATCAGGCCCTGGCCGGCAATATTTGCCGGTGCGGTACCTATCCGCGCATCCGGGCCGCCGTTAAGCGCGCGGCCGAGTTGGTTTAGCCGGGGAGCATGTCATGGATAGCCACAACGATATTTCCCGACGCCGCTTTCTCAAGAACACCGTCGTCGTCGGTGGAGCGTTGGTGATTGCCTTTGCCCTGCCCGGCGGCAAGCGTCTGGCCTGGGCTGCCGACACCAATACCACCACTTTCAGCCCCAACGCTTTTCTGCGCGTGGGCAGCGATAACAGCGTCACCGTTCTGCTTGCGCACTCGGAGATGGGCCAGGGCATCTGGACAGGCCTGGCGATGCTGATTGCCGAGGAGCTGGATGCCGACTGGTCGAAGATCAAGGTCGAGCATGCCCCGGCGGATGCGGCATATGGCAGCAAGGTGTTCGGCGGCTTGCAGGGTACCGGTGGCTCGACCAGCATCTGGTCGGAGTTCGACCGTTATCGTCAGGCGGGCGCCGCAGCGCGAACCTTGCTGATACAGGCAGCTGCGAAACGTTTTGATGTGCCTGTGACGGATATTCGGACCGAGAACGGTGAAGTCATTGTCGGTGACAAGCGCGTACCTTACGGCGACCTGGCGGTCGAAGCCAGCCAGTTGCCGGCGATCGACCCGGCCAGCCTGACACTCAAAGAAGCGAAAGACTGGAAGGTGATCGGCAAGCCAACCAAGCGCCTGGATACGCCGGAGAAGATCGACGGCAGCGCGCGTTTCGGCATCGATGTTCAATTCGAAGGGCTGATGACCGCCGTGGTGGCGCGCTCGCCGTTTTTTGGTGGCACTGCCAAGTCGTTCGATGCGACCAGGGCCAAGGCTGTGCCCGGCGTCCGCCAGGTGGTCCAGGTGCCGAGCGGTGTCGCGGTGATCGCCGATCATTATTGGGCCGCAAAGCGTGGCCGAGATGCGCTGACCGTCGATTGGGATCCGGGCCCTCATGCGGGCCTCGACAGTGTCCAGTTGCTCACCGACTTCAAGCGCCTCGCCACGACCAAGGGCCAGCCCGCCGCCCAGGCCGGCGATGTCAGCGCCGGCCTGGGCAAGGCGGCCAAAACCATCGATGTCGAGTACAACGTCCCTTATCTGGCCCACACGCCGATGGAGCCGCTCAATTGCACGGTCAAGCTGAGCCCTGACAAGTGCGAGATCTGGACCGGTACGCAATTCCAGACCGTGGATCAGCAGGTCACGGCGAAGATCACCGGCCTGAAGCCCGAGCAGGTGGAAATCCATACGATGTTTTTGGGTGGCGGCTTCGGTCGACGCGCCACACCGACCTCCGATTTCGTCGCTGAAGCCGTGCAGGTGGCCAAGGCTGCCGGTGTACCGGTCAAGACCGTCTGGAGCCGCGAAGACGATGTGCACGGTGGCTATTACCGCTCGATGTTCCTGCACAAGGCGCGTATCGGGCTTGGCGACGATGGCCTGCCGCTGGCTTGGGAGCATGTGATTGTCGGCCAGTCCCTGGCGACCGGCACCGCGTTCGAGGCCATGCTGGTGCATGAAGGCATCGACCATACCTCGGTCGAAGGTGTCGCCGACTCGGCCTATCTCAAGCGCTTTGCACACCATGTCAGCCTGCACTCGCCCACGACCGGCATTCCAGTGCTGTGGTGGCGCTCGGTGGGGCACAGCCATACCGGCTTTGCCATGGAATCGATGATCGATGAATTGGCCCACGCTGCCGACAAGGACCCGGTCGAATACCGGCGCATGCTGCTCAAGGACGACCCACGCATGCTCGGTGCGCTCAACCTGGCCGCGCAAAAGGCCAACTGGGGCTCACCCCTGCCCAACGGCCATGCCCGCGGCGTGGCCGTCCATGCGTCGTTTGGCAGTTACGTCGCGCAGGTGGCCGAGGTTTCGGTGACGGACGACATTATCCGCGTGCATCGGGTGGTCTGTGCGGTCGATTGCGGTGTCGCGGTCAATCCCCAGGGAATCGCCGCGCAAATGGAGTCCGGGGTTGCCTTTGGCCTCAGCGCTGCCCTGCACAGCAAGCTCACGCTCAAGAACGGGCAGGTGCAGGAGTCGAACTTCCACGACTTTCAGGTGCTGCGCCTGAACGAAATGCCGGAGGTGGAAACCCACATTGTGGCCAGCACCGACAAGATGGGTGGCATAGGCGAAACCGCGGTTCCGCCGGTTGCACCTGCGGTGGCCAATGCCGTGTACGCATTGACCGGGCAACGGTTACGCGAGCTGCCCCTGCAATTGGCCGGGGTGTGAGGAGAATCCTAAGTCGCGCAATGGCGGGCGCGATTTTCCAGCCTTGCTCAAACATGTCAGCGAAGACAAACTGGTGCTGTGGGGCTGGAGCCCTGGCGGCAATCGGGCGCCGGTCTCGGTCCCGCACGATGAGTTCGTCGCTCAATTCGAGCGTTGGGCGCAAGCGGGTGGGCCCTGCCCGGATTCCGGCGGCTGATGGGGGTACGGTTTGACGGTATACTTCAGCCCCTCGATTTGCCCGCCAGCCCCGGCTCTGCTAGTGTCGCGCCGTTCGACACCTACCGAGATAGCCGCCATGGCCCGAAAAAAAGCTGCCGTTGATTTCGAGCAATCCCTCGCGGAGCTGCAAACGCTGGTCGAGCGTCTGGAAAACGGCGAGCTCTCGCTGGAAGACTCCCTGACTGCGTTCGAACAGGGCATCCGCCTGACCCGCGAGTGCCAGCGTGCGCTGGCCCAGGCCGAGCAAAAGGTCCAGGTGCTGCTCGAGCGTGACGGCGAGCTCGCGCAAGAGCCCTTCGATGTGGAACAACCTGAATGATTGCCATCTACCAGGCCAATTGCCAAGCGCGCGTCAACGATGCCCTGGACAGCTTGTTCATCGCACCTTCGGTTGAACTGACCCGCCTCTATGAGGCCATGCGCTACAGCGTGATGAACGGCGGCAAGCGTGTACGCCCACTGCTGGCCTACGCCGCCTGCGAAGCGCTCGGCGGCGCGGCGGAACAGGCCAACGGCGCAGCCTGCGCGGTCGAGCTGATCCACGCCTATTCGTTGGTGCACGATGACCTGCCGGCCATGGACGACGACGACCTGCGTCGCGGCCTGCCGACCACCCACAAGGCCTTCGACGAAGCCTGCGCGATCCTGGCCGGCGACGGCCTGCAGAGCCTGGCGTTCACCGCCTTGCTCGACCCGCGCCTGAGCCCGCAGGACGAGACGACCCGCCTGGCCATGGTCCAGGCCCTGGCCCTGGCCGCAGGCCCTGCCGGCATGGTCGGCGGCCAGGCCATCGACCTGGGTTCGGTCGGCCTCAAGCTGGACCAGAAGGCCCTCGAATTCATGCACCGGCACAAGACCGGCGCCCTGATCGAAGCCAGCGTCACACTGGGCGCGCTGGCCAGTGGTCGAGCTGAAAAAGCCGAGCTCAAGTCCCTGCAAGCCTACGCCCGGGCCATCGGCCTGGCGTTCCAGGTGCAGGACGATATCCTCGACGTCGAGAGCGACACCGCGACCCTTGGCAAGCGCCAGGGCGCCGATATCGCCCGCGACAAGCCGACCTACCCGGCGCTGCTCGGCCTGGACGCCGCCAAGGCCTATGCCCTGGAGCTGCGCGATCAGGCCCTGCACGCCCTGCGACCGTTCGACGCAGCCGCCGAGCCGCTGCGTGAATTGGCCCGGTATATTGTCGATCGGCGTAGTTGACAGGTTCTGTATCGCCTGCGATGGCCTCATCGCTGGCAAGCGGAACGCCGCCCGGCCAGCTCCTACGAGCAGTCTGCGATGCAATAAGGTAAACTGCCGCCCTCTTCAAACTTATAACGATTCGCCTGATGCCCACGACGTTTCAAGAGATTCCCCGCGAACGCCCGATCACGCCCCTGCTCGACCGCGCCGACACCCCTGCCGGTTTGCGCCGGCTCGGCGAAGCGGAGCTGGACACCCTGGTCGACGAGTTGCGCCAGGAGTTGCTCTATACGGTTGGCCAGACAGGCGGACATTTCGGTGCCGGCCTGGGCGTGATCGAGCTGACGGTGGCCCTGCACTACGTCTTCGACACGCCGGACGACCGTCTGGTGTGGGACGTTGGTCATCAAGCCTATCCGCACAAGATCCTCACCGGTCGCCGCCAGGCGATGGGCAGCCTGCGCCAGAAGGACGGCATCGCCGCGTTCCCACGCCGCTCCGAGAGCGAGTACGACACCTTCGGCGTCGGCCACTCCAGTACCTCGATCAGCGCCGCCCTGGGCATGGCCATCGCCGCGCGCCTGCAGAACAGCTCGCGCAAATCGATCGCCGTGATCGGTGACGGTGCGTTGACCGCCGGCATGGCCTTCGAGGCCTTGAACCATGCGCCTGAAGTCGACGCCGATATGCTGGTGATCCTTAACGACAACGACATGTCGATCTCGCGCAATGTCGGCGGGCTGTCGAACTACCTGGCCAAGATTCTCTCCAGCCGCACCTACGCGAGCATGCGCGAAGGCAGCAAGAAGGTGCTGTCGCGCCTGCCCGGCGCTTGGGAAATCGCCCGTCGTACCGAGGAATATGCCAAGGGCATGCTGGTCCCCGGTACGCTGTTCGAAGAACTGGGCTGGAACTACATCGGCCCGATTGACGGCCATGACCTGCCGACCCTGATCGCGACCCTGCGCAACATGCGCGATCTCAAGGGGCCGCAGTTCCTGCACGTCGTGACCAAGAAGGGCAAGGGCTTCGCCCCGGCCGAGGCCGACCCGATCGGCTACCACGCGATCACCAAGCTCGAACCGCTCGACGCGCCTGCCGCCGCCCCGAAAAAGGCCAGCGGGCCGAAGTACTCCGCAGTCTTCGGTCAGTGGCTGTGCGACATGGCCGCTGCCGACGAACGCCTGGTCGGGATCACCCCGGCCATGAAGGAAGGCTCGGACCTGGTCGCCTTCAGCGAGCGCTTCCCGGAGCGTTATTTCGATGTGGCCATCGCCGAACAGCATGCCGTCACCCTGGCGGCCGGCATGGCCTGCGAGGGCGCCAAGCCGGTCGTCGCTATCTATTCGACCTTCCTGCAGCGTGCCTACGATCAACTGATCCACGACGTTGCCGTGCAGAACCTCGATGTGCTGTTCGCCATCGACCGCGCAGGCCTGGTCGGTGAAGACGGCCCGACCCACGCCGGCAGTTTCGACCTGTCTTTCTTGCGCTGCATTCCCGGCATGCTGTTGATGACGCCGAGCGATGAAAACGAACTGCGCAAGATGCTCAGTACCGGCCATCGCTATGTCGGCCCGGCCGCTGTGCGCTACCCGCGTGGCACCGGCCCGAATGCGCCGATCGAGGGCGATCTCGAACCCCTGGAGATCGGCAAGGGCGTGATTCGCCGCCAGGGCCAGAAGACTGCGCTGCTGGTGTTCGGCGTGCAACTGGCCGACGCCCTGAAAGTGGCCGAGAAGCTCGATGCCACGGTGGTGGACATGCGCTTTGTCAAACCACTGGACGAGGCCCTGGTACGCGAAATAGCCAACAGCCACGCACTGCTGGTCACCGTCGAAGAAAACGCCGTGATGGGCGGAGCCGGTGCCGCGGTCAGCGAGTTCCTCGCTCGCGACAACCTGCTCAAGCCGATTCTGCACCTGGGCCTGCCGGACATCTACGTCGAGCATGCCAAGCCTGCACAAATGCTCAGCGAATGCGGCCTCGATGCGGCTGGTATCGAAGCGTCGATCAACCAGCGCCTCGCAGCTCTCGCCAACGGCTAAGCCCTACCGCTTCACGGCACTCAGGTGTCGTGAAGCGCGATTTCGGTTATCGGGAAGAAGGTCGCGCATGGATGTTTGGCCTGACCTGGACGCCGGAGTCATAGCGCCGAAGGTTCATCGCTCTGGCGCTATCAGCTCGCAGAGTTTGGCGATCGCTGCAATCATCTGCCCGCTCGGCCGTTCAAGGCCTTTATCGGTCACCAGCAGCAATCGCCCGCGCGCCACCGCCGCGACCTGCGGCCAGGCTTTCCAGGCGTCCAACTGCGCCTGGCTGCTGGCGAGGATCGCTTGCGGATTGCGTTGCAGCACCGATTCGACATTGACCTGCGGTGCGGGCAGTGTCAGGTCGGCAAACACATTGCGCGCACCGCACACAGCCAGGGCATCGCTGATGATCTGCCCACCACCGACGGTGAAGAGCGGCTTG is a window from the Pseudomonas sp. LS1212 genome containing:
- a CDS encoding DNA-binding transcriptional regulator, with translation MDNEMEQFQKDLLTSVRQMKAGKAARVTEVKLSAATEARAKVGVSQSAFAQLLGVSLRTLQDWEQGRRQPTGAAQTLLRVASQHPEALRDLQPV
- a CDS encoding phage integrase central domain-containing protein translates to MAGLTTVKIKSLAKAAKPGMTGDGKGLYFQVSKTGGMSWIYRYKIDGKTRYMGLGAFPTASLAVAREAAEDARRGIARGVDPLNARAADRESRRKAASDNEARKVTFMAAAEDYRQRHGRAWSEKWYRGWWRKLELHAFPLAGAMPVGEIDTDAVLKILTPIWASKTRTADEVRGQIELILDAAKALGWRHGDNPARWRGHLVNLLDNQEKKKARKRVHHAAMDWMRVPSLMSQLAEISSRDAYAARLLILTGARSHMIRLATWDEFDLDIKVWSLTAERMKMKVEFKIPLADEVVVFLAELKKRADTDFLFPGRGASGAMHANAIRNLLHQLGYEDITRHGFRSSFRDWAAESTDFPREICEMSLAHDERTQTESAYSRTDYFEKRRNLMSAWAKFATGESNVTRLNIGCEI
- a CDS encoding exodeoxyribonuclease VII small subunit; its protein translation is MARKKAAVDFEQSLAELQTLVERLENGELSLEDSLTAFEQGIRLTRECQRALAQAEQKVQVLLERDGELAQEPFDVEQPE
- the ispA gene encoding (2E,6E)-farnesyl diphosphate synthase, translated to MIAIYQANCQARVNDALDSLFIAPSVELTRLYEAMRYSVMNGGKRVRPLLAYAACEALGGAAEQANGAACAVELIHAYSLVHDDLPAMDDDDLRRGLPTTHKAFDEACAILAGDGLQSLAFTALLDPRLSPQDETTRLAMVQALALAAGPAGMVGGQAIDLGSVGLKLDQKALEFMHRHKTGALIEASVTLGALASGRAEKAELKSLQAYARAIGLAFQVQDDILDVESDTATLGKRQGADIARDKPTYPALLGLDAAKAYALELRDQALHALRPFDAAAEPLRELARYIVDRRS
- a CDS encoding metallophosphoesterase family protein — its product is MKIGLISDTHGLLRPQAVAALQGCDHIIHAGDIGKPEILTALRQLAPLTVVYGNIDRDRDWAQHLRKVEIVKLKDFALLVTHERKDVPEPLPQGVQVVVTGHSHKPCIHKKDGVLYINPGSAGPRRFKLPISMGYVTCTAGKVSGQLIDLAPDTPVIA
- the dxs gene encoding 1-deoxy-D-xylulose-5-phosphate synthase, producing MPTTFQEIPRERPITPLLDRADTPAGLRRLGEAELDTLVDELRQELLYTVGQTGGHFGAGLGVIELTVALHYVFDTPDDRLVWDVGHQAYPHKILTGRRQAMGSLRQKDGIAAFPRRSESEYDTFGVGHSSTSISAALGMAIAARLQNSSRKSIAVIGDGALTAGMAFEALNHAPEVDADMLVILNDNDMSISRNVGGLSNYLAKILSSRTYASMREGSKKVLSRLPGAWEIARRTEEYAKGMLVPGTLFEELGWNYIGPIDGHDLPTLIATLRNMRDLKGPQFLHVVTKKGKGFAPAEADPIGYHAITKLEPLDAPAAAPKKASGPKYSAVFGQWLCDMAAADERLVGITPAMKEGSDLVAFSERFPERYFDVAIAEQHAVTLAAGMACEGAKPVVAIYSTFLQRAYDQLIHDVAVQNLDVLFAIDRAGLVGEDGPTHAGSFDLSFLRCIPGMLLMTPSDENELRKMLSTGHRYVGPAAVRYPRGTGPNAPIEGDLEPLEIGKGVIRRQGQKTALLVFGVQLADALKVAEKLDATVVDMRFVKPLDEALVREIANSHALLVTVEENAVMGGAGAAVSEFLARDNLLKPILHLGLPDIYVEHAKPAQMLSECGLDAAGIEASINQRLAALANG
- a CDS encoding DUF3077 domain-containing protein encodes the protein MIKIVPDPPPASDETSPAGTIHKTAETLFGSCDAGHAPLFSVRAGINAEDALIHASLYLKCACDTANAACNSDAHVPKGLLWSVLHSAEIAKALVDALVDGAEARALSKASSSET
- a CDS encoding AlpA family transcriptional regulator, with translation MNRRVMRLPEVMQATGYKRSSIYELMQKGKFPQAKSIGARAVGWSSEEIQAWVDARLCVSVIT
- a CDS encoding transcriptional regulator yields the protein MYTIIETEIFKRYAEAIWSDGERQEFITWPASNPLAGDVIPGTGGLRKVRWSRAGIGKRGGTRVIYYNTLSEGCIWLLIAYTKAKFDNLPSAFLSQLKEEISNGQ
- a CDS encoding (2Fe-2S)-binding protein — encoded protein: MVALTINAKAQRLDVPDDMPLLWVLRDVAHLTGTKFGCGIAQCGACTVHVDGAPLRSCITPVSAVAGKSITTIEGLSADASHPVQRAWAELDVVQCGYCQSGQIMSAAALLAKTPKPTDADIDQALAGNICRCGTYPRIRAAVKRAAELV
- a CDS encoding xanthine dehydrogenase family protein molybdopterin-binding subunit codes for the protein MDSHNDISRRRFLKNTVVVGGALVIAFALPGGKRLAWAADTNTTTFSPNAFLRVGSDNSVTVLLAHSEMGQGIWTGLAMLIAEELDADWSKIKVEHAPADAAYGSKVFGGLQGTGGSTSIWSEFDRYRQAGAAARTLLIQAAAKRFDVPVTDIRTENGEVIVGDKRVPYGDLAVEASQLPAIDPASLTLKEAKDWKVIGKPTKRLDTPEKIDGSARFGIDVQFEGLMTAVVARSPFFGGTAKSFDATRAKAVPGVRQVVQVPSGVAVIADHYWAAKRGRDALTVDWDPGPHAGLDSVQLLTDFKRLATTKGQPAAQAGDVSAGLGKAAKTIDVEYNVPYLAHTPMEPLNCTVKLSPDKCEIWTGTQFQTVDQQVTAKITGLKPEQVEIHTMFLGGGFGRRATPTSDFVAEAVQVAKAAGVPVKTVWSREDDVHGGYYRSMFLHKARIGLGDDGLPLAWEHVIVGQSLATGTAFEAMLVHEGIDHTSVEGVADSAYLKRFAHHVSLHSPTTGIPVLWWRSVGHSHTGFAMESMIDELAHAADKDPVEYRRMLLKDDPRMLGALNLAAQKANWGSPLPNGHARGVAVHASFGSYVAQVAEVSVTDDIIRVHRVVCAVDCGVAVNPQGIAAQMESGVAFGLSAALHSKLTLKNGQVQESNFHDFQVLRLNEMPEVETHIVASTDKMGGIGETAVPPVAPAVANAVYALTGQRLRELPLQLAGV